The genomic region CGTACGATCTCTGAGGTGGTGAAATCATTGCTTAGCTAAAGAAAATTATCATCGATGAATTGGGTAATCAAATCATTTGACGACTTAAGCGCGAAAGAACTCTACCGAATTCTACAGGTCAGGATAGATGTATTTATGCTCGAGCAAAACTGCCTCTATCCTGAATGTGATGATAAAGATCTCAAATCAAAACACTTGTTCCTCATGGAACAAGACCAGTGCGCCGCCTATGCGCGCCTTCTACCTCCCGATGTATCCTACCCCAACTGCAGCTCCATCGGCCGCGTAGTGGTACATCCCAACTTCCGAAAAAAACAACTCGGACAACAACTGATGAAAGAAGCAATTCAATATCAGAAAAACGCATACCCTAACCACGTCATCCGCATCAGCGCACAACTGTACCTGCAAGCATTCTATGAAAACCTCGGCTTCGTCAGAGAAAGCGACGTGTACCTGGAAGATGATATCCCGCATGTGGAAATGGCGTTGTATTAGATATTAGATTATAGACATTAGATGTCAGACCTGCAGCAATGCAGTTTTTTTTGAACCGTTAGTATTGATATTTGTTTGAACTAAGAAAAAAAGGAAAATTTGTCTTGAACCAGTAAAGAAAGGATATAAGGAATAGGTGGATCCGGTCAATATTCTAATCCTTTTATTCCTGGCTCAAAGACAGCACATATCATACCCTCACATCGCCCGATCCTGCCAATGCTTAAATCCTTCCTTTCCTGGTTCAGATACAACACAAATCCTGTCAATCCTAACATCCTTTTTTACTGATCCAGAACAAAAACCCCGCATTGCTGCAGGTCTAATATCTAATGTCTGACATCTAGTATCTAACGCTACTAAATACTACCCGAATCAAAGCCCAATCAAACCCGCTGCGAAGCGGGTTTGATTGGGCTTTGATTCGGGTTATCATTGGGTTTG from Sphingobacterium sp. BN32 harbors:
- a CDS encoding GNAT family N-acetyltransferase, with amino-acid sequence MNWVIKSFDDLSAKELYRILQVRIDVFMLEQNCLYPECDDKDLKSKHLFLMEQDQCAAYARLLPPDVSYPNCSSIGRVVVHPNFRKKQLGQQLMKEAIQYQKNAYPNHVIRISAQLYLQAFYENLGFVRESDVYLEDDIPHVEMALY